In Rutidosis leptorrhynchoides isolate AG116_Rl617_1_P2 chromosome 2, CSIRO_AGI_Rlap_v1, whole genome shotgun sequence, one genomic interval encodes:
- the LOC139890005 gene encoding uncharacterized protein, translating into MAFDLLDSIDASDDDERNSTATSHTRNCKYTPDNFKRRFRMRKRVFLKIMNDILSYNANPLPYYFKWFHRRLDANGKWSISTELKITPALRQLAYGNTLDAFDKYLQISERVLRDTLHNLCRCIIDFYTNVYMREPTYHDIVRLYEAHERLHGLQGMMGSIDCMHWAWAKCQLAWRGQYTRGDHGYPTIMLEVVASYDN; encoded by the exons ATGGCGTTCGATTTACTAGATAGTATCGACGCTTCTGACGATGACGAGAGGAATTCAACTGCTACATCACATACTC GGAATTGCAAGTATACTCCTGACAATTTCAAGCGAAGATTTAGGATGAGAAAACGTgtttttcttaaaattatgaacgaCATTCTAAGTTACAATGCAAATCCACTACCATACTATTTTAAATGGTTTCATCGAAGACTCGATGCAAACGGGAAATGGAGTATTAGTACCGAATTAAAAATTACACCGGCTTTGCGTCAACTTGCTTACGGTAATACACTGGATGCGTTCGATAAGTATTTGCAAATTTCTGAGAGAGTGTTACGGGACACTCTACATAATTTATGTAGGTGTATAATTGATTTTTATACAAATGTGTACATGAGAGAGCCTACGTATCATGACATTGTACGTTTGTACGAAGCTCATGAAAGACTCCATGGACTTCAGGGAATGATGGGGAgcattgattgtatgcattgggcttgGGCAAAATGTCAACTCGCGTGGAGAGGCCAATATACACGTGGTGATCACGGGTATCCAACTATAATGCTTGAAGTCGTTGCCTCTTATGATAATTAG
- the LOC139893478 gene encoding uncharacterized protein — protein sequence MGYDSSPIDCSKKRKLGSRRNTLTNVAETLAKWARLNNDEFDGKTKVRKAPAKGSKKGCMKGKGGPENSICNFRGVRQRTWGKWVAEIREPNRGKRLWLGTFGSAVEAALAYDEAARAMYGPSARLNLPNCRPKNDDSVMVAKPANSNESIITYSHSEGGAVQDSKVGLNGLKNVNETAYETLPEVVVKEEHIEAKEEHNVIKEEEHFEEVKEECKDGIEDFGFCIDDMCYNGEILDDEMFDFGELLETTNVTGAPVCESNNEACYNAWNGNEPEKQNGSVYMQQNGSVYMQQQDPFSDPCSNLEFLEPGRPEDHSFSLEDFDLSWDNVEFGV from the coding sequence ATGGGTTATGATTCTTCACCAATAGATTGTTCAAAGAAGCGTAAACTAGGAAGTAGACGAAACACACTGACCAATGTGGCTGAAACTCTTGCGAAATGGGCTAGATTAAACAATGATGAGTTCGATGGGAAGACGAAAGTACGAAAAGCGCCTGCGAAAGGGTCAAAAAAGGGGTGTATGAAAGGTAAAGGTGGACCTGAAAATTCTATTTGCAATTTTAGAGGTGTTAGACAAAGAACATGGGGTAAATGGGTTGCTGAGATTCGCGAACCGAATAGGGGTAAAAGATTGTGGCTTGGGACTTTTGGGTCGGCTGTTGAAGCTGCATTGGCGTATGATGAAGCTGCTCGAGCCATGTATGGCCCTAGTGCTCGTCTCAATTTACCCAATTGCAGGCCAAAGAATGATGATTCTGTCATGGTGGCTAAACCTGCAAATAGTAATGAGTCTATTATAACGTATAGTCACTCTGAGGGTGGTGCGGTTCAAGATTCGAAAGTGGGCTTAAATGGGTTAAAGAATGTCAATGAAACTGCTTATGAAACTCTACCTGAAGTTGTTGTTAAAGAAGAACATATTGAGGCTAAAGAAGAACATAATGTGATTAAAGAAGAAGAACATTTTGAAGAAGTTAAAGAAGAATGTAAAGATGGAATTGAAGATTTTGGATTTTGCATTGATGATATGTGCTACAATGGTGAAATCCTTGATGATGAAATGTTTGATTTTGGTGAGCTACTTGAGACTACGAATGTGACGGGTGCTCCTGTTTGTGAGTCGAATAATGAGGCGTGTTATAATGCATGGAATGGGAACGAACCAGAAAAGCAAAACGGGTCAGTGTATATGCAGCAAAACGGGTCAGTGTATATGCAGCAGCAAGATCCATTTAGTGATCCGTGTTCCAACCTTGAGTTCTTGGAGCCAGGAAGGCCTGAAGATCATAGTTTTTCGCTTGAGGATTTTGATCTGAGTTGGGATAATGTTGAATTCGGTgtgtaa